The DNA sequence AGTTACACCGAAAATCACCTTATCACTGGCCGGAATTTTTGTAATATCAATAACCTGTGCATTTGAAAGCTTGGCCTCAATTTCTTGAATTCTGCCCTCACAAAAGCCCTGCTGTTCGCGTGCAGCGTGGTATTCGGCATTTTCTTTTAAGTCACCATGCTCTCTGGCTTCTGCAATAGCTTGGATGATGCGTGGCCGATCTTCAGTTTTAAGGCGCTCAAGTTCCTCACGTAAGCAAAGCTCGCCCTCTTTTGTCATTGGAAACTGCTGCATTACAACTC is a window from the Pseudomonadales bacterium genome containing:
- the greA gene encoding transcription elongation factor GreA, whose amino-acid sequence is MQQFPMTKEGELCLREELERLKTEDRPRIIQAIAEAREHGDLKENAEYHAAREQQGFCEGRIQEIEAKLSNAQVIDITKIPASDKVIFGVTVTVVNADTDEEVTYKIVGDDEADVKANKISVSSPIARALIGKEVGDEVIVKAPGGDICYEIDDVQHL